DNA sequence from the Bacteroidia bacterium genome:
CTGAATCACCATCAGAGTGTTTTCTGGGCTTAGGTACGTAGGTCAAAAAAAGCTGACCGTCATAGAAACTGGGATGATAATCTCCCTGGGTGTCTAAAGATTTAATTAAATACTGCGTAGAATATCTTCTAAGGCCAATAAGGTAGGTAAATTTTCCGGAGGATTCAGGATCTTTTTTATTTTTAGAGCTGCCTTCTAAATGTAGATTTGTGGTCAAAATACCTACTTCGGCTGAACCCCGAAATTGTTTGGGTTTATTATAGGTTAAGTTTAAGACAGATGAGAGTTTGTCTCCAAAGCGGGCTTCGAAGCCGCCGGTGCTGAAGGCTGCATTGGAAATGAGTTCCGCATTGCTGAACCCTAAACCTTCCTGCTGGCCAGAACGAATCATCTGTGGACGGTAAATCTCAATGTCATTTACATAAATTAAATTTTCATCAAAATTTCCGCCACGAACCCGATATTGAGATGAAAATTCATTATTAGAAACCACTCCGGGCATCGTAACTAATTTACTTTCAATATCTGACTTTGGAGTTGGTATCTCTACAATTTTTTTGGGATCAATAGGTAAAACATCTAAAAAAGGATTTTCTTGGGTTTTGGTGGTATTGGGTTTATCAATAATATCAACGCCTTCTAACTTTTTTTCATTAGCAGTGAGGATGAAATTACGGTTTAAAGTTGCTCCAAGCGGCAAATGAACATCGAGCGTTTCCGAAAAAAAGTTGATGTGTGTGATTATAATCTGATAATTTCCAGGGGGAACACTGAGGGAAAAATGGCCGTCAGCAGCAGATTTCCAAACTTTATCTATTTTATAGATCCGAATCAAAGCATCTACAACAGGGTGGTTTTCTCTATCAATAATTTTCCCTCTCAAAGTTGATTCCTGCGCAAAACCCTGAAAACAGGTAAAAGCCAGAAAAGAAATTCCCAAAAACAGATTTGTTAATGGCTGTTTTTTTTTCATAGACAGTTTGTATGACACAGTTGTAGCATTTGAGAAATGGTTTCGCTTGGTTTAGGTGTCTTAAAAATAGCGTTACCGGCAACTAACACATTGGCACCGGCTGCGGTAATTTTGGCTGCATTTTCAAGAGAAACGCCCCCGTCAACCTCGATGTAAGGATTACAGCCAAGTTCTTTTGATAATTCGGTGATTCTTTGGAGCTTAGAATAAGTATTTTGGATAAAACTTTGTCCGCCGAAGCCCGGATTTACGGACATGATAAGAACCAAGTCTAATTGTGTTAAAATATCGCGTAGGAGTTCCGGTGGTGTTGCCGGGTTTAGTGCTACTCCGGCTTTAACACCCCGCGCCCGAATAGCCGATATAGTCCTATCTAAATGAGTACAAGCCTCCCAATGTACCGTAATCACGTCAGCTCCAGCATCCGCAAAAGCATCTACATACCGTTCCGGATGAACAATCATCAAGTGAACATCTATAATCTTGGTTGTGTACGGGCGAAGCGAAGCAATAACCGGCGGCCCAAATGTAATATTGGGAACAAAAACACCGTCCATAACATCACAATGAACCCACGCAGCGGAACTATCATTAATCCAACATAACTCCTCCCCAAGACGAGAAAAATCAGACGATAACAACGAAGGGGAAACGATTACCGGCCTTACCATCTGATGCAAAGGTACACAGATATAAAATAACAGAGCGTGTTGCATAACCTCTAAATTTTTAAAAAAGCTCAGATTTTCTCCCGTTCA
Encoded proteins:
- the rpe gene encoding ribulose-phosphate 3-epimerase; the encoded protein is MQHALLFYICVPLHQMVRPVIVSPSLLSSDFSRLGEELCWINDSSAAWVHCDVMDGVFVPNITFGPPVIASLRPYTTKIIDVHLMIVHPERYVDAFADAGADVITVHWEACTHLDRTISAIRARGVKAGVALNPATPPELLRDILTQLDLVLIMSVNPGFGGQSFIQNTYSKLQRITELSKELGCNPYIEVDGGVSLENAAKITAAGANVLVAGNAIFKTPKPSETISQMLQLCHTNCL